From Vibrio tritonius, the proteins below share one genomic window:
- a CDS encoding response regulator transcription factor: protein MDVYIIDDDPILLRSLTLLMEDEGYRVNSYLDTETFLAEVTFELKPACLVLDLRMPKVSGVELYLQIQHEVEHWSTIFLTGHGEVHTAVEMIKKGAFEFLQKPVDIDALLSVVHNAMKNSELKTQLKNMTAQLTDREQQVLKYLTLGFSTKEISSHIDISIKTVEFHRANIRQKMSLKEYKYLMLQA from the coding sequence ATGGATGTTTATATAATCGACGATGACCCGATTCTACTTAGGTCACTTACCCTTCTAATGGAAGACGAAGGTTATCGAGTTAACAGTTATCTTGATACCGAAACTTTCTTGGCAGAAGTGACTTTTGAGCTCAAACCAGCCTGCCTAGTACTTGACTTACGAATGCCAAAAGTCTCAGGCGTTGAGCTGTACCTTCAAATCCAGCATGAAGTTGAACATTGGTCGACCATATTCTTAACGGGGCATGGTGAAGTGCATACTGCTGTCGAAATGATCAAAAAAGGAGCATTTGAATTTCTTCAAAAACCGGTTGATATTGACGCATTACTTTCGGTTGTTCACAACGCTATGAAAAACAGCGAATTGAAGACCCAGTTAAAAAACATGACAGCACAATTGACTGATCGTGAGCAGCAAGTACTTAAATATCTGACCCTTGGGTTTTCAACTAAGGAGATATCGAGCCACATTGATATCTCAATTAAAACCGTAGAATTTCATCGTGCTAATATTCGTCAAAAAATGAGTTTAAAAGAATACAAATATCTGATGCTGCAAGCTTAA
- a CDS encoding ATP-binding protein encodes MKSLIKSSLIFIFWFWACYQTGTLFRVYPNNTAIACFYPAPALTIALIYYKGWRYLPLVFIAAVLASSPGKTPWEFAEYVWINNLRQVAVYGSFALVLRRWFKMQSPFSASTLFSKFILGSLITTFISACAAITLYNEYDVIPKFALRDAFFSFMSGDLAGIMMVAPFSFWFMNNSAKEFSHLLRDIGKNEKLLFIGSVLCGTLIFAFISFYQDISYYSYLFLIPICWFSVQFGAFKGALNALVTNVLAAGTYTLAHISLYTPTQLQMGFTVSSILALMMGLSRDERVRLEKQNKQQSENIHKMSHLASLGELSSTITHELATPLQSAMLNVQMALRCMKTGESLNIERISLHNQDAELALQRMGAIQTRIRSLVKASSVKEITDICPFACLHEALSLLKHEIGHLNIAFALPEYSAIKVKADHTCLVQVYINLIKNAYQALRDEQKSNPAITINISKQGNSVYFDVIDNGRGINPEMKPSIFNSFVSGKQDGLGLGLSICRNIVESCGGYIRLQNTSNGTHFQFTLPATS; translated from the coding sequence ATGAAATCATTAATAAAGTCTTCTCTAATTTTTATTTTTTGGTTCTGGGCATGTTATCAAACCGGAACGCTTTTTAGGGTTTATCCAAACAATACCGCCATCGCTTGTTTTTACCCTGCACCAGCTCTGACTATTGCTCTAATCTATTACAAAGGATGGCGCTATTTACCATTGGTGTTTATTGCAGCTGTACTCGCCTCATCTCCAGGGAAAACACCTTGGGAATTTGCAGAATACGTATGGATAAATAACCTAAGGCAAGTGGCGGTATACGGTAGCTTTGCTCTGGTGCTTCGTCGCTGGTTTAAGATGCAAAGCCCGTTTTCGGCTAGCACGTTATTTTCAAAGTTCATTTTGGGTTCATTGATTACGACCTTCATTTCTGCATGCGCCGCTATCACGCTATATAATGAATACGATGTTATCCCCAAGTTTGCACTAAGAGATGCTTTCTTTTCATTTATGTCTGGCGATCTTGCCGGCATTATGATGGTTGCACCATTTAGTTTTTGGTTCATGAATAATTCTGCAAAAGAATTCTCACACCTATTACGTGATATTGGAAAGAACGAAAAACTTCTTTTTATCGGCAGCGTATTATGCGGCACGCTGATATTTGCATTCATTAGTTTTTACCAAGATATTTCGTATTACTCCTATTTATTCTTAATTCCAATTTGTTGGTTTTCTGTTCAATTTGGCGCATTTAAAGGGGCATTAAATGCATTAGTAACCAATGTGCTCGCGGCAGGAACATATACTTTGGCGCACATTTCGCTTTATACACCAACACAGTTGCAAATGGGGTTCACCGTATCCTCGATTTTGGCTCTCATGATGGGGTTATCACGGGATGAACGAGTTCGTTTGGAAAAGCAAAATAAGCAGCAATCAGAAAACATTCACAAAATGTCACATCTTGCATCACTTGGTGAATTAAGTAGTACCATCACTCATGAACTCGCGACACCGCTCCAATCGGCAATGCTCAATGTCCAAATGGCACTAAGATGCATGAAAACGGGAGAATCACTTAATATCGAACGGATTTCTCTTCATAACCAAGACGCAGAGCTAGCCTTACAACGTATGGGAGCGATACAAACCCGAATACGCTCTTTAGTGAAAGCTTCGTCAGTGAAAGAGATTACCGATATTTGTCCCTTTGCTTGCCTACACGAAGCACTCTCCTTACTTAAACATGAAATTGGACACCTCAATATCGCCTTTGCTTTGCCCGAATATTCCGCTATTAAAGTTAAAGCGGATCATACCTGTTTAGTTCAGGTGTACATTAACTTGATAAAAAACGCCTATCAGGCGTTACGTGACGAACAGAAATCCAATCCAGCAATTACGATTAACATCTCAAAGCAAGGAAACAGCGTTTACTTCGATGTCATAGATAATGGTCGAGGAATCAATCCCGAAATGAAGCCATCTATTTTTAATAGTTTTGTTTCTGGCAAACAAGATGGACTGGGCTTAGGGCTTTCTATTTGTCGTAATATTGTTGAATCCTGTGGTGGATACATTCGTTTGCAGAACACCTCCAATGGAACACATTTTCAATTCACTTTACCAGCAACAAGTTAA
- a CDS encoding LacI family DNA-binding transcriptional regulator, producing the protein MTKQNKTITAQDVADLAGVSRAVVSRALSNSGSIAPKTRTKVQQAAEQLGYQVNFLAQGLNRKRTQLIGIVVTRLDDPFRAALLQGLLLEVQQCGFQALVMEVHDKEQLENTITQFIQYRVSGVVITSGQPPTELARKCSEVDIPVVTINRRVNLPTIDSVCSDNKMAAELVLNMALKKQSRGITWINGHSSTWAGLDRGIQLAYVHKNHNTELKFSTSLVPDANYECGYRWGLTYSLSKGELIYAANSQLACGVLDGLKHQGLIAPDDYLLIGFDDTFVTQQDSYSLSVIHQNVEQIAKLSIQCLLTRGANHEAKRCDLLISTSLVARKTTGTY; encoded by the coding sequence TTGACTAAACAAAACAAAACCATCACAGCACAAGATGTTGCTGATCTAGCAGGTGTTTCTCGAGCTGTGGTATCTCGAGCATTAAGTAACAGTGGTAGCATTGCACCTAAAACACGCACCAAGGTTCAGCAGGCTGCCGAGCAGCTGGGTTATCAAGTTAACTTTCTTGCGCAAGGTTTGAACCGTAAACGCACCCAACTGATTGGCATTGTAGTGACGCGCTTAGATGATCCTTTTCGAGCCGCGTTATTGCAGGGCCTACTTTTAGAAGTTCAGCAATGTGGCTTTCAAGCTTTGGTTATGGAAGTACATGATAAGGAGCAATTGGAAAATACCATTACCCAGTTCATTCAATACCGTGTTTCAGGAGTCGTTATTACCTCAGGACAACCACCAACCGAACTTGCGAGAAAGTGTTCAGAAGTCGATATTCCCGTGGTCACCATCAACCGCCGCGTGAACTTACCCACTATCGATAGTGTTTGCTCAGACAATAAAATGGCAGCTGAACTGGTACTTAACATGGCACTAAAGAAACAGTCACGCGGCATTACTTGGATTAACGGCCACTCTTCAACATGGGCGGGGCTAGATAGAGGAATTCAGTTGGCATATGTCCATAAAAACCATAATACAGAACTTAAGTTTTCTACCTCACTTGTTCCCGATGCCAACTATGAGTGTGGTTATCGCTGGGGCCTGACCTATTCGCTTAGCAAAGGTGAGTTGATTTACGCTGCAAACTCTCAGTTAGCCTGCGGGGTACTGGATGGGTTGAAACATCAGGGATTAATCGCACCAGATGATTATTTATTAATTGGCTTTGATGATACCTTCGTGACGCAACAAGACTCTTATTCTCTTAGCGTTATTCATCAGAATGTTGAGCAAATCGCTAAGCTCTCAATCCAGTGCCTATTGACCAGAGGCGCGAATCACGAAGCGAAAAGGTGTGATCTGCTCATATCAACCTCATTGGTTGCGAGAAAAACTACCGGAACGTATTAA
- a CDS encoding MBL fold metallo-hydrolase: protein MKVEVIGSGSAFSTQRNTSAVIISDEHQNWLIDCGPTIPRALWQRNLDINTVDVIYFTHIHPDHCSGLAALLNQWKSFGRTKPLIIICQQEQQTVLENLVALSIWPEKNICFAIHWMTTQEHMSIGNWNVDTADTQHEVPNRALRISNGTHSVFYSGDGRPTAATTALMHNVDIAFQECASFAALSSDNSHGDLPQCIELKQALNLPNLLVYHCWDEYLPQIKRTCAETDGVYVSQDGLMIDLSLPTTPQLERFLD, encoded by the coding sequence ATGAAAGTTGAAGTAATTGGATCAGGCAGTGCATTTTCGACACAACGCAATACATCGGCAGTCATTATTTCTGATGAACATCAGAATTGGCTAATTGACTGTGGGCCAACCATTCCCAGAGCATTGTGGCAAAGAAACCTCGACATCAACACAGTTGATGTCATCTACTTCACCCACATTCATCCCGACCACTGTTCGGGATTGGCTGCTTTGCTCAATCAATGGAAAAGCTTTGGACGTACCAAACCCCTGATCATTATCTGCCAACAAGAACAACAAACGGTTCTGGAAAACTTAGTGGCTTTATCTATCTGGCCAGAAAAGAATATTTGCTTTGCAATCCACTGGATGACAACCCAAGAGCATATGTCGATTGGCAATTGGAATGTAGATACAGCAGATACGCAGCATGAAGTCCCTAATCGCGCTCTGCGCATCAGCAATGGTACGCATAGTGTATTTTATAGTGGCGACGGACGCCCAACGGCAGCAACAACCGCTTTGATGCACAACGTCGATATTGCGTTTCAAGAATGTGCCTCTTTTGCCGCTTTATCCTCCGATAATTCCCATGGCGATTTGCCACAATGCATTGAGCTTAAACAGGCGTTAAACCTCCCTAATCTCTTGGTTTACCACTGTTGGGATGAATACCTCCCACAGATCAAACGTACTTGCGCTGAAACAGATGGCGTTTATGTGAGTCAAGATGGTTTGATGATTGATCTCTCGCTGCCTACCACTCCTCAATTGGAGCGTTTTCTTGACTAA
- a CDS encoding ABC transporter ATP-binding protein: MDRAQMSHLVINDLSVCYGSQTVLKDINIAVEHGEMLALLGPSGCGKTTLLNTLCGFTAANSGKISVAGRDITHLSPEARNITMVFQSYALWPHMTVEQNIAFGLSLRGYDKTQSRKQVMKMLEAVNLKEVERKKVTELSGGQRQRVALARALAVEPDILLLDEPLSNLDAKVRLSVRDEIKQLQQHLGFTSIIVTHDQEEAQVMADRIAVLHQGHIEQVGTPEEIYYHPNTAFVADFMGADNHLDPVSLSNISVDVRKDGRSIQLPVHLQQLYFRSEHAVVMPLTSELPEHGLVLSGEVTRSVFLTGQYQTVVNVNGFLCHARCKEELNLNEKVQVHVEPRYLFSF, translated from the coding sequence ATGGATAGGGCGCAGATGAGCCACCTAGTGATTAACGATTTATCGGTTTGTTACGGCAGCCAAACGGTATTAAAGGACATAAACATTGCTGTTGAGCATGGTGAAATGCTTGCGCTTCTTGGTCCTTCAGGTTGTGGTAAAACCACGTTATTGAATACGTTATGTGGCTTTACTGCCGCCAACTCAGGGAAAATTAGTGTCGCAGGTCGCGATATCACGCACTTGTCACCGGAAGCGCGAAATATCACCATGGTTTTTCAAAGCTATGCGTTATGGCCACATATGACCGTTGAGCAAAACATTGCTTTTGGTTTGTCGCTGCGTGGTTATGACAAAACACAATCGCGTAAACAAGTCATGAAAATGCTCGAAGCGGTCAATTTAAAAGAAGTTGAGCGCAAAAAAGTCACTGAATTATCTGGAGGGCAACGTCAACGTGTTGCACTTGCTCGTGCTCTAGCGGTTGAGCCGGATATATTGCTGTTAGATGAACCTCTTTCCAACTTAGACGCCAAAGTGCGCTTATCTGTCCGTGATGAAATAAAGCAGTTGCAACAACACCTTGGTTTTACATCGATCATCGTCACCCACGATCAGGAAGAAGCTCAGGTGATGGCAGATAGAATTGCTGTTCTTCACCAAGGGCATATTGAGCAAGTCGGTACGCCAGAAGAGATCTACTATCACCCTAATACCGCGTTTGTGGCCGATTTTATGGGGGCCGACAACCATCTTGATCCGGTTTCATTATCAAATATATCTGTCGATGTCAGAAAGGACGGACGTTCAATTCAGTTGCCAGTGCATTTACAACAGCTTTACTTTCGTAGCGAACACGCCGTGGTGATGCCATTGACCTCTGAGTTACCGGAACACGGTTTAGTGCTTAGTGGGGAAGTGACAAGAAGTGTCTTCCTCACCGGGCAGTATCAAACAGTAGTGAATGTAAACGGTTTCCTTTGCCATGCACGCTGTAAGGAAGAACTTAATTTAAACGAGAAGGTTCAAGTTCATGTTGAGCCTCGGTATCTTTTTTCATTTTAG
- a CDS encoding extracellular solute-binding protein: MSLKKQCLIALALGSIALPTLAASETVLNVVTAGSQNMVDYVKTFLAPKFEATHPGVTIHVVGTGPGDAGSNKINEKLEAQQQAGSKQWDIDVAVVHEKAGGQMVQKGLLARYTDDVETSKLATRDSAKYALGANVQGYVIPMFHSQTAIAYNSDLIDTPPSSYDGLIKWTKEHPKAFGYNGIKNGMSGLAFVTGWVYAYGGGSDALTQGEYNKAQEKSWSQAFEKLKQFNSNVTFTPGNAGTLDMLNRGEIAMGPVWVDMFYSWKADGKLSPAMKLKLIAPGMPGQPMYYVVPEKAANKKLAEEFIALATSPEIQANGIVKQFNWYPGIDANFVQSQLDKATWAKLFKEITPTDLKNYGKSFPTAAYFDDIKEGYERQVEN, from the coding sequence ATGTCTTTAAAAAAACAGTGTCTTATCGCGTTAGCGTTAGGAAGTATCGCATTGCCGACATTGGCTGCTTCTGAGACGGTCTTAAACGTAGTGACCGCAGGCAGTCAAAATATGGTGGATTACGTAAAAACCTTTCTGGCGCCTAAATTTGAAGCAACTCATCCGGGTGTCACTATACATGTTGTAGGAACCGGTCCCGGTGATGCTGGCTCAAACAAGATCAATGAGAAATTAGAAGCGCAGCAACAAGCTGGATCAAAACAGTGGGACATTGATGTTGCTGTTGTACATGAAAAAGCAGGTGGGCAAATGGTGCAAAAAGGTTTGCTCGCGCGCTATACCGACGATGTTGAAACCAGCAAATTGGCAACTCGAGACAGTGCCAAATATGCCTTGGGTGCTAATGTTCAAGGTTACGTTATTCCGATGTTCCATAGCCAAACCGCGATTGCCTATAACAGCGACCTAATTGATACCCCACCATCGTCTTATGATGGCTTGATCAAATGGACCAAAGAACACCCAAAAGCTTTTGGATATAACGGGATTAAAAACGGCATGTCCGGCCTCGCATTTGTTACTGGATGGGTGTATGCCTACGGTGGTGGTTCCGATGCTCTTACTCAAGGTGAATACAACAAAGCCCAAGAAAAGTCGTGGTCACAAGCGTTCGAAAAGCTTAAACAATTCAACTCAAATGTAACCTTTACTCCGGGTAATGCTGGCACGTTAGATATGCTCAACCGCGGTGAAATTGCCATGGGACCTGTATGGGTTGATATGTTTTATAGCTGGAAAGCGGATGGCAAGCTGTCTCCAGCAATGAAACTGAAATTGATTGCTCCGGGCATGCCGGGTCAGCCAATGTATTATGTCGTTCCGGAAAAAGCAGCCAACAAAAAGCTTGCAGAAGAGTTTATTGCGTTGGCGACCAGCCCCGAAATCCAAGCGAATGGGATTGTGAAACAATTTAATTGGTATCCAGGTATTGATGCCAATTTTGTGCAGAGTCAGTTGGATAAAGCAACGTGGGCTAAATTGTTTAAAGAAATTACGCCAACGGATCTTAAAAACTATGGCAAAAGTTTCCCTACCGCCGCCTATTTTGATGACATCAAAGAAGGTTACGAGCGCCAAGTAGAAAATTAA
- a CDS encoding ABC transporter permease → MNENNRTLALLILPALVVIGCFFVYPLGYSIYSGLTDVNGMLTGQHLVKAIDFYGKDMLFTAIIVIVSIACILVLSVGISALVTLSPFQGITKLLGALYRIPLFIPFIVTAQMMRTFLAKNGLMNNGLVELGILTPFETVSFLGWKGIIITFIWKQLAFATLLIAGAMAAIEADQTRAARNLGANRWRILWQILLPQIKTTIAVAMVLSLVSIMSVLSVPMMIGTGTPTMLSADMAFRINSYSDYPVANALGIISYCMTGLFSWFYLRQSTKQESR, encoded by the coding sequence ATGAATGAAAACAATCGTACACTGGCCTTATTAATCTTACCTGCATTGGTTGTTATTGGGTGCTTTTTTGTCTACCCATTGGGGTATTCAATTTATTCTGGATTAACCGATGTTAACGGCATGCTTACTGGGCAGCATCTTGTCAAGGCTATTGATTTTTATGGCAAAGATATGCTGTTTACCGCAATTATTGTTATCGTTTCAATCGCATGCATTTTAGTGCTGTCAGTCGGGATTAGCGCTTTAGTAACATTGTCACCTTTTCAAGGAATTACTAAATTGCTGGGGGCGTTATATCGCATTCCTTTATTTATTCCATTCATAGTCACCGCGCAAATGATGAGAACCTTCTTGGCAAAAAATGGATTAATGAATAATGGGCTCGTTGAGTTAGGTATATTAACTCCGTTTGAAACCGTTTCATTTTTGGGTTGGAAGGGCATCATTATTACGTTCATTTGGAAGCAACTTGCTTTTGCCACGTTACTTATTGCAGGAGCGATGGCAGCAATTGAAGCCGACCAGACTCGCGCAGCGCGTAATCTCGGGGCAAATCGGTGGCGTATTTTATGGCAGATATTATTGCCCCAAATCAAAACGACAATAGCGGTAGCTATGGTGCTGTCGTTGGTTTCTATTATGTCGGTTCTTTCGGTTCCCATGATGATTGGGACGGGAACGCCCACAATGTTGAGTGCTGATATGGCATTTCGGATCAATTCATACAGCGATTATCCAGTAGCTAATGCACTTGGTATTATCTCTTATTGTATGACAGGGCTTTTTAGCTGGTTTTATCTTCGACAAAGCACCAAGCAGGAGTCACGTTAA